The following is a genomic window from Arvicanthis niloticus isolate mArvNil1 chromosome 10, mArvNil1.pat.X, whole genome shotgun sequence.
TCAAGagctaaatatatttttatatactagcaaaaaatatacataaatcaaaaataaaatttagcacTATAATAGTCTAAGAGATACTGAAAACTAAAACAGTAATAGTGGGAAAACTGTGTATTGAAAATTACAAATAGAACACAAAGATAAAAGACCTGAAAACTGGGGAAACATGCTTTGTTCACAGATCAAAAGACACATATGTCTATTCACTCTAGGTTTCTGCTAACAGCAATGCAATCCTTATAAATATCACAAGAAGCCTTTGTATAAGTAAGCAAACTAAATGTGAAATTTAGAGAAATCAAgaagcttaaaataaaaaagacaattttGAAGACGTTAGCATAATGTTGGAAGACTCAGTTTTGTTCAGAGTTCAGAATTAAGTACATAATCAAAGTCATGTGGTATTATTTGTATCAAGGTAGGCAGGCAGATCAATGAAGCACAATCATTAAAACAGAACCACGTATACATGATCAATTGGCTTTCAACATAAGACACTGATGCAGTAATAGATTCAAAGGATATCTCCaatataaacaactcaaaatggATCCTATGCCTAAATTTATAATTGAACACTATTAACACCTCCAAAAGACATGTAACTAATTCTTGAGCCCTTAGGTTGAATGAAGAGTTCTTAGATGTGATAGCAAACACACTGTGCATCAACAAAATAATATGTAGTACTGCATTAATATTAAtaaacttcaatttttaaaaatatttttgtgagaCAGAAAGCCCAAGGCATGAATTGTAAATAAAGTCTATAATTCACATACCTGATAATTTGTTCTCATTgtatttttcaattaaataatataaatatatataataagtgAGAGCATTTAGAAGATATTTCACTGTAGACCATAAATGGAGAGCAAATGATTCTACTGGGAAAATGCTGAACATgaccattatttttttattattttatcttttcactttagctaaatgaaaactaaaactaTTATGACATGTGACACTTTACATAAAAGAACATTGATGATCAAATAGATTTCAGTTAGTGTGTACAGCAACTATATCTTTGTTAGTAATGTTAAACAATACAAACTACTTAGGTGAACAGTTAGTAagctctgtctatctatctgtctgtctatctatctatctatctatctatctatctatctatctatccatccctATCCCTGAGACAGAGACTCACTGTCTCAGTGAGTCTCCTACAGGCCTGGAATTTtctccatagaccaggctagcctgagactCACTGCAATCCTCCTTCCTTTACCTCTCCTACTGAGGGCTAGGATTAACCATAAGAGGCTTAGCAATTTCATAAATGCTATACCTGCACCTCCCAAGTAACCAAGGCATTCCAATCCCATGTAATCAAAAGAAGTGAAGCATTCATAAATGAGCATGAGTGTTCTTAAAACCTTTATTTACAATAATCAATCCTTGACAGCATTGCAAAATCCATAAGATTATGAATGGATGAACAAATCATATTATGCATATACAATGACCTATTTAGTAGAAACAAAGGAAGTATATACAAAAACATAGATaacataatataacatatattaacTGTAATGAAGAAGAACCTAAAGGTATTTTCAGTGAACATCAGGAACAATATAGAAATGGATACAGCATCCCCACAACATTAATTAGGAAACAGAGAAGTGCTTGCTTGCGTGTGGTGTAAGTGGCTGGAACTGAACAGAGAGGAGATGGATACAAAGGTTACAAGcccagggaacatcacagaagaggagacagaaagactgcAAAAGCCAGAAGACCAGGAAATGTGTTGTGAGGTTGTGCCTCAGGGATAAGCCCCAGGATTGGCCATCTCATGCTGAGTGTTCggccataaaaataaattcatgcaGGAACACTGAACAGATTCAGCAGATTGCATGTGTATGTTGATCCATTTAGATGTATATGTAACAAACTATAATTAAAGACAAGGGGACTCTGACTTTGGAGGATGGACATGGGAGCAGTAAGAAGGAGAGGAAatgataaaattacattttaattaatttttttaaattctaaaagagATATTTCAAAAAGTATCCAGGGGACATTTTCAGATATGACAGTCCTGTTCTGTGTGTTAACTATGCAGATGGCATCAGGGGGGAGATGCATGTTTCAGAACTTACCAAACTGTGCATTCAATTATTCCTATTCTATCCAATTATACCTCAGAAAAAGTGTAATTCCAAATTAGAGATGGAAATCAGATCGAAGTTCACAGACTCGCACTTTCTCAGCTCCTGGATTGGGTCATAGCCAGAGCTGTTTAGAAAGCACAGTTCCTGAGCTGAAGGTGGCCCGAGGACACATTCTGTACAGCTTGGTGAGATTTAATGAAGAACTACATTGTGCACAATTCATGGAACTGTCAACTGAGAATAAAGCAGAGTCAGGAGTCACCATTATTTAGTCTACCTCATTAAACATTAATAGGGCCAGCAATACTTAGTGTATTATAATGAAACCTTAGTATGACTAAGGCAGTTCAAGTTTTTGGAGATCATTTTGGATGTCTTATCACATACCTGAACATTATACTGACAGTATTAtcatttttgtaatatttattgAGAAATTAAGAGTTCTAATCAACTACTGAAAATATTCAACACAGTAGTCTGTAATACATGTTTAATTTTCCAAGTAGTCTAAGAAGGTTCAGTTACAGAAAAGGCTACCCCATCCTAAAATTCAATGCAGAGCAAATGTTGTAACTAAATGATGATTGTCTTGAACAAGACTTATAGTGAAAATAAACTACAAAAACAATCATTATCCTGTGCTAAAATATTATGAATttatatttgcatacatataaTAGAGATAACACATATTCATATTAGTGGTGATCTCTGAGGAGGGTACTTGTAGaaaacttaaattttctttttatgtttttctacaATTTTCCACTTTCTGACATAATACAAATGATCTTCagtcagaaaatatattttactcttttttacttaatttttaattttattttagaatttcatatataagCAGTCTATTTACATTCCCACTCCTCACTCTTCAGCCGACTCCTCTTGTGCCCCCGTCACTTCCACTCATATTCATGACTtctttgttacacacacacacacacacacacacacacacacacacacaggtataaaACAACCCACTGAGTCTATGTACTGATGCTGGCATGCATATGCACTGAGGGCGTTTGGGGGTGCATTTGAATCATGTCTGAGCATGTGGTTAATTAGAGATACAGTTTGCAAGAATCATTCAGTGTGATGTTagaaagagtgggggggggataaGAAAAACATTTGGAGCTTTAGAAAGAAGTTGGGGTGGGAGAGATAAAGAAACACGTTGGAGCCTCATCTCTCAGCTCCATCCTGAAGGTCCTGCTGAGTCCTTGAACTTTTGCTTGAAACTTGTGGAAAGAGTTGCCTGAACCCTGAGTCATACAGGAGTACTGGGTAACACTGATGGAACAAGACACTCTCTCAGCTACTTGGAAGTCACGGAGCAGTTACAGCAGTTACACTGTAGCTCTTGCTCTTAGCTTTGTGAATGGGGGACCTTCACTGACATTCCCTGGTGAGTCTGTCAGTGGTGGAGGCACACAGCTTAGAGATGTTAACAGCGTGGAACAGCACTTTAGGATCTGGGTTGTGAGTAAGGCTGGAGATGAGAATCACCTCAGACATGCCAAACCAAGTATGGACTTCTTGTCAGTTCCAAACTGCCATACACAGCATTGGGACAGTCAGCAAAGATATTTACCAACTACTAaggatattcttttttatttttacgtAGAAATCACCATGGTAAATCTGGTAACATGAAAATTTAATTCTGGCATTCGGCAAAGAATGGTGTGTAAATCAATCACACGTTCTACTTTgtcttcattgttgttgtttgagacagggtcccctgtgtcactgaggatgaccttgagtgtATGACCCACCCACCCTGCACCTCACAAATGCTAGGATGGCAGGCAGACACCATCATGCCTAATTTTATAGGGTGCTTAGGGCTGAGCCCAAGGCTTTGTGCTTGTTGTGCAAACACTCCACCAATCCTCAGCCACGTGAGGCCATTATGGAGAAGAGAACCTGCCACAGAACAAGATGCTACTGGTTTTGTGGTGCCAGATGAAGAAAAGGAATGGGTGATCAGCACAGAACCTTGGCTCTATTCTACAGCACCGGGCATTCCTGATCACTGCAGTGGTGGCAGCTGCTTCAGTGCCTTCCTCATTGACCTCCACAAAGCACTTGTGGGCAACCTTGGACACGGGCACATTCTTCTTAGTTGTCATCCCAGAGAAGTCAGCCTTTGTTTCCTCAAAGGCATCTGTCATTCCCAAACTCTGAAGAACAGTTTCTAGGTCATAACTCTCCTCCAGCTTTAATCTGGGGAGAAAGACCTGCACTTTACTTTCTGTCAGGGTTTCTTGGTTTATCCAGGCCGTAAGCTTCTCATAGGTAAGAGCTGTTTCTATCTGGAATGACAAAGGGTCAACATTTAGAATTAGGAGGACAGTAGGCTGGTGCCAGCTGCATTCCCTTATCCCTCTGCCTAGTGAGGAGTGCTCTCATCTAGTGACAGCTGCTGGATTTGCTTCTATTCTGAGACTTTTCTAAATTCCTTCTCAGTTGGCCATGACAGCTCTCATTCTTGACTTATGACAACAGCTTTCTGATTAtatagaaaagacaaagaaatgaagaagccTCGCCATCAATCCCGTGCGCTAGCATGCTGTCACTGGCTTGTATTAATTTTAAGCACTTGGTAACCTCAAGTCAACTATGGTAGCATTGTCCCCAGCTGAGAGCTGCCATAGCAGAATGCTGTTGGTCAAACACCTTCTATTTTTGtaagtctctccctctccacactTTGCTCCTTCTCTGTCATGAGGATGATCAAAGGCAGTGCTCCTTCCTCTcgacacccacccacccacttccccccacacacacaaacacacacatgcctgtaccTTAGACTCTTGTATTCAAAGTGTCATACATGGCTCAACTGCACTCGCTTCATCTGAAATCTTATTAGAAATGCAAAACTCCAAGCCATTATCCCAAATAACCCAAGCTAAGCTAGAACTTAAAATATCATGCGTGGGGCTCATATTCATCTTAATATGCAGGAAATATCACCATGACCCAGTGCTATCCTTCTTCCAGGATCTTTGTTCAAAAATTATTAGGCGATCAACCAATCCCACcctcttaaattaaaaaaaaaaaaaatgctggtctATTTTTGGAGCTCCCTTCTCCTAGCTTTATTAAAACTTAATTACTCCCAGATAAACACTTGGAAGAAATGCATATGCACGTTCACTAAAAGGCACACTGGGTGCCTGTCTCGCACTGCTTGAAATAACCTTTAGCTAGAAACTCTGCAAATGCTAGCTGGGAGATGGACGTAGAGGAACAAACTCAGTGGGTTTCTACAGACACTCAGTGCCTAAGACTCACCACGTCGAGACCAGTGCTCTCATCAGGAAGGAGAATGACCATGCTCAGGTCCTCCTCAGCATAGGGCAGAGACAGAACCTGCATGTTCAGTTCATCCACATGCCCCAGCTTAAATTTAGCATGCTTGAACATCATCTGCactgtttttttcccctaatgaatataaaattaaagttagTTTCCCAAAAGGACATACAAATTACTAAAACTGAGCTATCTCCATCTCCTGAAACCCAGAAAGGTATAATATGAGCATGATTTCTATGCCTGTCTGTTAAATGTAAAATCCTTATTAGCACATTGCAGTATCAAGTAGAATAGACTTTTGCTCCATGGGTGAACTGTTActaggtaaaaagaaaaaaaaaaagaacagcttaATAATGAAACAGAACTTTAAAACTTGacactgtttttttaaaagattgtgatTGTTCTCGAGAAAACTCATAGTGAAGCACTTCTGTGGACTTATAGTCAGACGTCATTTCTCCAGATTAAGAAGGGTATCCACTGCCATTTGGCTGCTGCACTGAAACACCTCATTTAGGaagacagacaaaacaaagagaaatatcCCTGTATTCTGAAGCATTGACAAGTTGTAGAGTTAGTTTTATATCTTTGCTTTTCTTGGGAAGGAACCATGACATGAGGTGTATAACAGGCAGTTTTAAAGCTGTACCAAAATACATTTTACTATCATATCTTTGTGTATCTTGCTATGTATATAGTCACAGAAGTCAAattccattttatatttaaaggGAACACAGAAAATTATACTTAAAGTTAGCTTAACATCTgctaaaattttttctttcattaaatattttataacctTGAATTCTATAGCAGATTCACATAGCTATGATTGACATGGCAAAAGATATCTAAGCAACCACTATTATAGCATGACATCAGCGTGATAACATGGCTCAAGCAGAGACCTACATAACAGACAGCATTTGCCTGGAGATGGAAGATAAAATTGACCAaagatgagaaaaggaaaaactgtCAGTATACACATTGTTCTACTTTCTCTTTCTACCACTAATTAAAGATACAGAAGAGGCATTACTTTCATTAGAAACATTAAGAATAAAAAGTCTGTAAAAGAGCTGTTCCTTTTCTCATCCGTCACCTTTTTCAGCTTACTACTTTAAGAAAATAACAATACATTGAAAATACTGTCCTACCTGATTAGTTTTAAAGGGCATACCCCTTGTGTACTTCCTGTCAAACTGAGCCTTCCACTTCCCTTTGAAATACATGGCATTCACAAGAACCAGCTTAGTCAGTGGGCAGACTGTTCCAGGACTCAGAACTTCAGAAAtttttcctgaatagaacataaaaatatttttttaaaaaaaaagaaggaggaggaggagagggggaagaagaaggatgTAAGAGAAGTCTATCCTgatttgggggaaggggagataCTAAGCATTCTCTTATACTTATTCCTCTTGACATGAGCATCATTTGTAGTTAAACAAcctctcccccccctcttttcttcataagacagttttttggtttttttggttttttttggttttttttttttttggtttggttttttttgttttggttttttttttttttttttttttttttttgcatagcaTAGACTGGCCTCAACCTTGTCAGACTTGCTATCCAGCAGAATGTGCCTTCAagcacacagtctccttccttCAGCCTCACAAGTTCCGATGCAGCAGTATGTGCCAAGATGCCATGTTTAGACAGAAGTTTTAAACCAGGTCAGGCTGCTATGGCTTATTTGTGTGCAGTAGTTCAGGATGAGAACATTTTCCTGAACTTCTGCCAAGTTCACAAAGATAGCAGTTgatgactccaagaaaacaacccaatgtCTTTGCTTCTAACAATGCCCACTCGGCCATAGCACTATAAGATCTTCACTTACACTACTATGGACGTTTGGCGTGAGATTAATTCTTGGTTGGGGTAAGGTTCTATTGTGCATTCATGCATGGTAATTTCTTCAATTTCAATAGCCAAAATTACCTGCAGCCATGTTTAGAAGACAAAACCAATCCTGGTTAAGAATCACTGTTTAGTACTAATCTCCAAATCACATTTAGATAAGCAGAGGCTTCCCAAAGATCAGAAATATAGACCTCTAATACATAATACCTTTTTGTAAGAGAGGCTCCAAAAGAAATAAGccgaagaaagaaattatggaagcagCATAGAGTGGACTAAGTTCAGTCACCCAATGAAATGGGACAAGGTGGTTGGCAAGACACCCTCAAGCTCTAATATGCTGGGGAAACATGCACGTGCTCAACCTACTGGAGGAAGGAGGTGAAGAGCTAAAGAGAAGAACTAATGGTACTTGAAGGGCCAGGCACAGAGAACACCGTCAGTGACTTCCTGCTATTTCATCAATGGGAGAGCAAGAGTCCCTCATGCAGATGCTCTATGAAACATGAGAGGCTCTGCCCTTTCTGTGCTCAACCTCTGACTGACTTTTAGGATGGTCAAGAACATTTGCTGCTAATTGGCACATGGCGGGTGTATCATATACAGTACATGTGTTAACTACTGGGTTTTGTCACCGGAAGAAGTAAATGACTTAATTCCTCCACATCTTAGAAGTCTCTATGTTTCTTGTTTATTATTTAGGGCaccctctttttctctgtgttcaaGTCAGGAACAGGCAAACATATTTCAGGAAGCTAGGAAGAAATGGGGTCTGTGGACACTGCAATCCCAATATTAACAAGATATCTAGAAACTAGGGCAAATTTGCAAGAGATTCATGTTCTGACATAACCATGGCCACCATGAACAGTTAAAAGGATGGTGAGGCTGCAAGTCAAAGTGACAAGCTGC
Proteins encoded in this region:
- the Serpinb8 gene encoding serpin B8 encodes the protein MDDLCEANGSFAISLLKILGEEDKSRNLFFCPISVSSALAMVYLGAKGNTATQMSQVLGLSGHGDVHQGFQTLLAEVNKTGTQYLLKSACRLFGEESCDFLSTFKESCQKFYQAGLEELSFVTDTEGCRKHINDWVLEKTEGKISEVLSPGTVCPLTKLVLVNAMYFKGKWKAQFDRKYTRGMPFKTNQGKKTVQMMFKHAKFKLGHVDELNMQVLSLPYAEEDLSMVILLPDESTGLDVIETALTYEKLTAWINQETLTESKVQVFLPRLKLEESYDLETVLQSLGMTDAFEETKADFSGMTTKKNVPVSKVAHKCFVEVNEEGTEAAATTAVIRNARCCRIEPRFCADHPFLFFIWHHKTSSILFCGRFSSP